In Juglans microcarpa x Juglans regia isolate MS1-56 chromosome 4S, Jm3101_v1.0, whole genome shotgun sequence, a single window of DNA contains:
- the LOC121263604 gene encoding coiled-coil domain-containing protein 25-like: MVFYFKARPEAGDYSIFMGLDKYENEELIKYGFPEDIWFHVDKMSSAHVYVRLHKGQTIDDISEGLLEDCAQLVKANSIQGNKVNNIDVVYTPWSNLKKTASMDVGQVGFYNSKMVRTVRVEKRINEIVNRLNRTKVERKPDLKAEREAVGAAERAERKQQLRDKKRREEMERLEKERQAELKSYKGLMVSENMTSNKQIAATSKSLQELEEDFM; the protein is encoded by the exons ATGGTGTTCTACTTCAAAGCCCGACCGGAGGCTGGCGATTACTCCATATTCATGGGCCTCGACAAGTACGAGAACGAGGAGCTCATCAAATACGGATTCCCTGAAGACATTTG GTTTCATGTGGATAAAATGTCTTCCGCCCATGTATATGTAAGATTGCACAAGGGTCAGACTATTGATGATATAAGTGAAGGCTTATTGGAGGATTGTGCTCAGCTTGTCAAAGCAAATTCCATCCAAG GCAACAAGGTGAACAATATTGATGTTGTTTACACTCCCTGGtctaatttaaagaaaactgcTTCCATGGATGTTGGTCAAGTTGGTTTTTACAATTCAAAAATG GTTCGAACTGTGAGAGTGGAGAAACGGATTAACGAGATTGTTAACAGATTGAATAGGACAAAAGTGGAAAGGAAACCTGATTTGAAAG CTGAGCGTGAAGCAGTTGGTGCTGCAGAAAGAGcagaaagaaaacaacagcTGAGAGATAAA AAACGACGTGAGGAGATGGAAAGACTTGAGAAGGAGAGACAAGCAGAGCTAAAAAGTTACAAAGGTTTGATGGTCTCTGAAAATATGACATCTAATAAACAGATTGCCGCAACAAGCAAGTCCTTGCAGGAACTGGAAGAAGATTTCATGTAA
- the LOC121263607 gene encoding la protein 1: MATPSLDEDTAKKVLRQVEFYFSDSNLPRDNFLKKSISESDDGMVDLALICSFTRMRNHLNLGNVKPNEVPEDTVKAVAETLTKSTSLKVSEDGRKIGRTTELPKPEDVIEQLDIRTIAASPLEYGVTQEDLEIFFGQFAKVNSVRLPRHIGDKRFFCGTALIEFSTEEDAEKVSKQGLVYAGVALELKPKRDFDIERARETEEHEKALSLRGPNYKNNSNAESNYPKGLIISFTLKSKSDGGSTGQNGTNVTANDCETVCKTGGVLDSSENANGETEKVVVENVNKDGQMPGESIEMGDEEKVDEDNGLGSEENENEDKEKSPKGPTEIGCEKEQRVNAAAYKDDMNVVLREDLKVVFQQFGTVKYIDFKLGADSGYIRFEEPEAAQKARAAAVLSEQEGLLVKNYIAILEPLTGEVEREYWSVLRGSQEKHREIKGHRGRGGKYNRGGRHGRYRENDTATGRPNKAQKVGAA; encoded by the exons ATGGCGACGCCTTCGTTGGACGAAGATACGGCGAAGAAAGTTCTCCGACAG GTTGAGTTCTACTTCAGCGATAGCAATCTCCCAAGGGacaattttctcaagaaatccATCAGTGAAAGCGATGATGGAA TGGTGGATTTGGCTTTGATATGTTCTTTTACTCGGATGAGAAATCATCTCAATTTGGGGAACGTGAAGCCCAATGAGGTCCCAGAAGATACCGTTAAAGCTGTTGCCGAGACCCTTACGAAATCTACTTCTCTAAAGGTTTCTGAAGATG gGAGAAAGATTGGTAGAACTACTGAACTCCCAAAGCCAGAAGACGTAATCGAGCAACTAGACATAAGAACAATAGCTGCATCGCCGTTAGAGTATGGTGTGACCCAAGAAGATTTGGAGATTTTCTTTGGTCAATTTGCCAAG GTTAATAGTGTGAGGCTGCCCCGTCACATTGGTGACAAAAGGTTCTTTTGCGGTACTGCTTTGATTGAGTTTTCTACAGAGGAGGATGCTGAAAAGGTTTCGAAGCAAGGCTTGGTTTATGCGGGTGTTGCTTTAGAACTAAAACCAAA GAGGGATTTTGACATAGAGAGAGCAAGAGAAACAGAGGAACATGAGAAGGCTCTTTCTCTCAGGGGTCCAAATTATAAGAATAACTCAAATGCAGAGTCAAA CTACCCTAAAGgcttaattatttcatttacaCTAAAGAGCAAGTCAGATGGAGGTTCCACAGGACAAAATGGTACTAATGTCACAGCCAATGACTGCGAAACTGTTTGCAAAACAGGTGGGGTATTAGATTCGTCAGAAAATGCAAATGGAGAAACTGAAAAGGTGGTGGTAGAAAATGTTAATAAAGATGGACAAATGCCTGGAGAGAGTATTGAGATGGGCGATGAAGAAAAGGTTGACGAGGATAATGGTTTGGGgagtgaagaaaatgaaaatgaagacaaAGAGAAGTCTCCCAAAGGTCCCACTGAAATAGGTTGCGAGAAAGAACAGAGAGTTAATGCTGCTGCCTACAAGGACGACATGAATGTTGTTTTGCGTGAGGATCTGAAAGTTGTCTTTCAACAGTTTGGCACAGTCAAG TACATTGATTTCAAGCTTGGAGCAGATTCGGGATACATTCGGTTTGAAGAACCTGAAGCAGCCCAGAAAGCTCGTGCTGCTGCTGTCCTTTCTGAACAAGAGGGTCTCCTCGTTAAGAATTACATTGCCATTCTAGAACCACTCACTG GTGAGGTTGAGAGGGAGTACTGGAGCGTTCTCCGTGGTAGTCAGGAAAAGCACAGGGAAATCAAGGGACACCGAGGAAG GGGAGGAAAATACAATAGAGGTGGGAGACATGGTCGCTACAGGGAAAATGATACCGCAACTGGTCGCCCAAATAAAGCCCAGAAAGTCGGAGCCGCATGA